Proteins found in one Desulfatiglans sp. genomic segment:
- a CDS encoding nucleotidyl transferase, translating into MFSVIMAGGSGTRFWPFSRKDRPKQLLDITGKGPMVVETCNRLLSISKDNEMMIILGESHREETQRLFTGRDINILAEPVGRNTAPCIGLGALYARYLGCRGPMAFLPADHFIGNPKAFTDAIKLAARACESGGIATLGIVPSRPETGYGYIQKSGKDGETGEAGIYNVKRFVEKPDLKKAMEYLNSGDYYWNAGIFVATPETILNEMKSCLPETYNSLLKLEPYFGSPEFDKKFLEVYSEIKSESFDYGVMEKTRADLYVVPCECGWSDVGSWESLYELRSDEYDKNKNLTVGDTLLIDCEGSFISSSGKRLVACLGVNNLIVVDRDDALLVADMKRSQDIKKIVDELKNRKREELL; encoded by the coding sequence ATGTTTTCAGTAATAATGGCAGGCGGTTCGGGGACAAGGTTCTGGCCTTTCAGTAGAAAAGACAGGCCAAAGCAGCTTTTGGATATAACCGGTAAAGGGCCTATGGTTGTTGAGACCTGCAACAGGCTGCTTTCTATTTCCAAAGATAACGAGATGATGATCATACTTGGGGAGAGCCATCGTGAAGAGACACAAAGGCTTTTCACCGGTAGAGATATCAATATCCTCGCTGAGCCTGTGGGCAGGAATACTGCGCCATGTATTGGCCTTGGTGCCCTTTATGCGCGTTATCTCGGGTGCAGGGGGCCAATGGCCTTTCTCCCTGCTGACCATTTTATAGGCAATCCAAAGGCATTCACAGATGCTATCAAGCTTGCAGCAAGGGCATGTGAATCAGGTGGTATTGCAACCCTTGGGATAGTGCCGTCACGTCCAGAGACTGGTTACGGGTATATCCAAAAGTCAGGCAAAGATGGTGAAACAGGTGAGGCTGGCATATACAATGTTAAGAGGTTTGTTGAAAAGCCTGATCTTAAAAAGGCAATGGAGTATCTGAACAGTGGCGACTACTACTGGAATGCGGGCATATTTGTGGCTACCCCTGAGACAATACTGAATGAGATGAAGTCATGTCTCCCTGAAACCTATAACAGCTTATTAAAGCTTGAGCCATATTTTGGGTCACCTGAGTTTGATAAAAAGTTTCTTGAGGTTTATTCGGAAATAAAATCTGAATCCTTTGACTATGGGGTCATGGAAAAGACAAGAGCCGATCTCTATGTAGTGCCGTGCGAATGCGGGTGGAGCGATGTGGGGTCATGGGAATCTCTGTATGAGCTCAGGTCTGATGAATATGATAAAAATAAAAATCTCACAGTTGGCGATACCCTGCTTATTGACTGTGAGGGGAGTTTTATCTCTTCATCTGGAAAAAGGCTTGTTGCCTGTCTGGGGGTTAATAATCTTATTGTTGTGGATAGGGATGATGCCCTTCTTGTGGCGGATATGAAAAGGTCACAGGATATTAAAAAAATAGTTGATGAACTGAAAAACAGAAAAAGGGAGGAACTGCTATGA
- a CDS encoding LPS-assembly protein LptD: protein MALASDGILLKTGEDTLTGESGTFNYLDKTGVINDASLFIEEFNFYFSGDRIEKFGDDSYLIKDFKLTTCDGDKPDWSITGSEINLTVEGYGRLRNAAFRVKDIPVAYVPYLLFPAKTKRASGILLPQAGYSSRNGLEFEAPIFWAISDSADMTFYERYMTERGLMQGLELRYVTGPDSKGSFNFDILSDRIDEKDMNDPDQLELSPYQRTNKGRYWFRGRVDQELPVGISARLDADVVSDQDYLREFKSDLTGFNTRPDYEAEFSRPLEEMTSPFRTSRLRLERDGENHSLQAASSFYQRPEGFINDTTPEPLAGLYYNLLPQFIHDLPFALSFQTDYDYIWRDFGVKGHSLSISPNVIYPVWAGKYMRFDTAAGYTRDMHRFDNGSVSSTDNLSRDMYYGSATLSTLLERVFDVDSDSIKRIKHKIVPGLTYEYRSHRDEESFSPWFESMDADGSANRVYLSIDNFLDAKNVDEKGNITYSQLATFSIIQGYDIDESRRDLNLGEKEKPFEPLRAELRIMPDSMISMNTETEWDHYRDDFTYADIAIKLDIERANRLKDIYRLDYVYSDTGNKGLGYYVSINLAKGFSVGSNLRRDIKENYNVEQSYWLDYSSKCWGIRLGMQRHDEESRVMLGFRLFGFND, encoded by the coding sequence ATGGCTTTAGCTTCAGACGGTATCCTGCTTAAGACAGGGGAAGATACCCTTACTGGCGAGAGCGGTACATTCAATTATCTGGATAAGACCGGTGTTATCAATGATGCGAGCCTCTTTATAGAGGAATTTAATTTTTACTTCAGCGGTGACAGGATAGAAAAATTCGGGGACGACAGCTATCTTATAAAGGATTTTAAACTCACCACATGTGACGGTGATAAACCTGATTGGAGTATCACGGGCTCTGAAATAAACTTGACAGTAGAAGGTTATGGCCGGCTCCGCAATGCAGCATTCAGGGTAAAGGATATACCGGTTGCCTATGTGCCCTACCTGCTTTTCCCGGCAAAGACAAAGAGGGCCTCTGGCATTCTCCTGCCACAGGCAGGTTATTCCAGCCGTAACGGCCTGGAGTTTGAGGCGCCAATATTCTGGGCCATTTCAGACAGCGCTGATATGACCTTTTATGAAAGATATATGACAGAGAGGGGCTTGATGCAGGGGCTTGAATTACGCTATGTCACGGGGCCGGACTCTAAAGGCTCTTTTAATTTTGATATCCTCTCAGACCGGATAGATGAAAAGGATATGAATGACCCTGATCAGCTTGAATTGAGCCCTTATCAGCGGACAAACAAAGGCCGTTACTGGTTTCGCGGAAGAGTGGATCAGGAGTTGCCAGTGGGGATCTCTGCCCGCCTTGATGCGGATGTTGTGAGTGACCAGGATTATCTGAGGGAGTTTAAGTCAGACCTGACCGGATTCAATACACGCCCGGATTATGAGGCGGAATTCAGCCGCCCACTTGAAGAGATGACCTCCCCATTCAGGACATCAAGATTGAGACTTGAAAGGGATGGAGAGAATCACAGCTTGCAGGCCGCATCCTCATTTTACCAGAGGCCTGAAGGGTTCATAAATGACACCACACCTGAGCCCCTGGCAGGGCTTTATTACAATCTGCTTCCGCAGTTTATCCATGACCTGCCCTTTGCATTATCTTTTCAAACCGATTATGACTATATATGGCGCGATTTCGGTGTAAAGGGTCACAGCCTCTCTATCTCACCTAATGTAATCTATCCTGTATGGGCCGGGAAATATATGCGGTTTGATACTGCTGCCGGATACACACGTGATATGCACCGGTTTGATAATGGCAGCGTAAGCAGTACAGACAATCTCTCCCGTGACATGTACTATGGCAGCGCAACCCTCTCAACACTTCTTGAGAGGGTCTTTGATGTGGATTCAGATAGCATTAAGAGGATCAAGCATAAGATTGTGCCGGGGCTTACCTATGAATACAGGAGCCACAGGGATGAAGAGAGTTTTAGCCCATGGTTTGAGTCAATGGATGCGGATGGGAGCGCAAACAGGGTATACCTCTCAATAGATAACTTCCTTGACGCAAAAAATGTGGATGAAAAGGGTAACATTACATATTCACAACTGGCCACATTCAGTATTATCCAGGGTTATGACATTGATGAATCAAGGAGAGATTTAAACTTAGGAGAAAAGGAGAAACCATTTGAACCACTCAGGGCAGAGCTCAGGATCATGCCAGACTCGATGATCAGCATGAATACAGAGACAGAGTGGGATCATTACAGGGATGATTTTACATATGCGGATATAGCCATCAAGCTTGATATAGAAAGGGCGAACAGGCTTAAGGACATCTACAGGCTTGACTATGTTTACAGTGACACAGGGAACAAGGGGTTAGGCTATTATGTCAGCATAAACCTTGCAAAGGGGTTTAGTGTGGGAAGTAACCTCAGGCGTGACATTAAAGAAAACTATAATGTAGAACAGAGCTATTGGCTTGATTATAGCTCAAAGTGCTGGGGTATAAGGCTTGGTATGCAGCGGCATGATGAGGAATCAAGGGTAATGCTGGGTTTCAGGTTGTTTGGATTTAACGATTAG
- a CDS encoding phosphomannomutase/phosphoglucomutase translates to MNPAIFREYDIRGRFPEELNSQTVYELGRTFGIYYKQHGATKISVGHDCRESYPELKDALIKGLLETGMHVIYLGMVPTPLLYFSIHELKLDGAVMITGSHNPPEYNGFKVCLGKATIYGEEIQRLREIAEKGQFLKGEGSLTEKDVIKPYLEYLKTNIHPGTIKRRVIIDAGNGVGGLVAPQVYRAMGVDVETLYCEPDGTFPNHHPDPTIPENLLELKRLVDEKDADLGISFDGDADRIGVIDKEGNIIWGDQLMIIFSRAILKKNPGAAIIGEVKCSQVLYDDIKKQGGQPIMWKAGHSLIKSKMKETGALFAGEMSGHLFFADRYFGFDDAIYSGARLLEILTTEEKSVRDLLSGIPTMVNTPEIRMDCPDDKKFGVVKKLVEEFKREYEVIDVDGARVLFDGGWGLVRSSNTQPVLVLRFEATDAKRLEEIKSLFMKKLERVL, encoded by the coding sequence ATGAACCCGGCAATATTCAGGGAATATGATATCAGGGGAAGATTTCCGGAAGAGCTGAATAGTCAAACAGTATATGAGCTAGGGAGGACATTCGGCATATACTATAAACAGCACGGTGCAACAAAAATATCGGTTGGCCATGACTGCCGTGAAAGTTATCCTGAGTTAAAGGATGCCCTTATAAAGGGGCTTCTTGAGACAGGCATGCATGTCATATATCTTGGCATGGTGCCTACACCCCTTTTATACTTTTCCATCCATGAATTGAAACTGGATGGGGCCGTCATGATTACGGGGAGCCATAATCCCCCTGAGTACAACGGGTTCAAGGTATGCCTTGGCAAGGCAACCATCTATGGAGAGGAGATACAGAGGCTCCGTGAAATTGCAGAAAAAGGCCAATTTTTAAAGGGGGAGGGCTCTCTTACTGAGAAGGATGTAATCAAACCCTATCTGGAGTATCTTAAGACAAACATTCATCCTGGCACTATCAAGAGGCGTGTAATAATTGATGCGGGAAACGGTGTGGGTGGTCTTGTTGCGCCCCAGGTTTACAGGGCAATGGGTGTGGATGTGGAGACACTCTACTGCGAACCGGATGGCACATTCCCCAACCATCACCCTGACCCAACAATACCGGAAAACCTTCTTGAACTTAAGAGGCTTGTTGATGAAAAGGATGCTGACCTGGGCATCTCCTTTGATGGTGACGCTGACAGGATCGGTGTAATAGATAAAGAGGGCAACATCATATGGGGTGATCAGCTTATGATCATCTTTTCAAGGGCGATCCTTAAAAAGAACCCTGGCGCAGCTATTATTGGCGAGGTCAAATGCTCACAGGTGCTCTATGATGACATTAAAAAACAGGGCGGGCAACCAATCATGTGGAAGGCCGGCCACTCCCTGATTAAGAGCAAGATGAAGGAGACAGGGGCGCTTTTTGCGGGCGAGATGAGCGGCCACCTCTTTTTTGCAGACAGATATTTTGGTTTTGATGATGCCATATATTCAGGGGCAAGGCTCCTTGAGATACTCACAACAGAAGAAAAGAGCGTGAGGGATCTGCTTTCCGGTATCCCCACCATGGTAAATACGCCTGAAATCCGAATGGACTGCCCTGATGATAAAAAGTTCGGTGTGGTTAAAAAGCTGGTTGAGGAGTTTAAGAGGGAATATGAGGTGATTGATGTTGATGGGGCAAGGGTTCTCTTTGATGGCGGCTGGGGCCTTGTAAGGTCATCCAATACACAGCCTGTGCTTGTGCTCAGGTTTGAGGCCACAGATGCAAAGCGACTCGAAGAGATAAAATCCCTGTTTATGAAAAAACTTGAAAGGGTGCTTTAG
- a CDS encoding bifunctional folylpolyglutamate synthase/dihydrofolate synthase yields the protein MTYKQALEYLYGLQKYGVKFGLSKTSNILKKMGYPHKGQKYIHIAGTNGKGSVSAMVESVLIRAGYRVGFYSSPHLVSFTERFRINRKEITKKQVAELTEEIKGVIDPTEPPTYFEFATAMALACFAREKVDFAIMEVGMGGRLDATNIIKPLVSAITNISLEHQSFLGNTLKEIAGEKAGIIKKGINIITAATQPVVKEVFRKISEERGAPYFEVGRDVRFRSVGRKFNYYGLKRNIRDINLTLKGPFQHRNATLSLGILELLEKKGVRLDEDTIKKGIEETSWLGRVQALSERPLVVVDGAHNPGAAKVLAEAIKKDFTFKRLILVLGIMKDKDIDTIVKEIAPLSDHIICSAPEYYRSAKPDELYSVVSAYSKKVEIIDGLPVAIAKAKGMAHPDDMILITGSLFTVGEALTVIDPVRYRPDPV from the coding sequence ATGACATACAAACAGGCATTGGAGTATCTATACGGTCTTCAGAAGTACGGGGTAAAATTCGGGCTTTCAAAGACATCAAACATACTTAAGAAGATGGGTTATCCCCACAAGGGCCAGAAGTATATTCATATCGCAGGGACAAATGGCAAGGGCTCTGTATCTGCAATGGTGGAGTCTGTGCTTATAAGGGCCGGTTACAGGGTCGGTTTCTATTCATCGCCCCATCTGGTTAGCTTTACAGAGCGTTTCAGGATCAACCGCAAAGAGATAACGAAGAAGCAGGTTGCTGAACTTACTGAGGAGATAAAAGGTGTAATCGACCCGACTGAACCACCCACCTATTTTGAGTTTGCTACCGCTATGGCGCTTGCCTGCTTTGCGCGTGAAAAGGTTGATTTTGCTATCATGGAGGTGGGCATGGGCGGAAGGCTCGATGCAACCAATATTATTAAACCCCTTGTCTCAGCCATTACAAATATCTCGCTTGAACACCAGTCATTCCTGGGTAACACCCTTAAAGAGATAGCAGGTGAAAAGGCCGGTATCATAAAAAAGGGGATTAATATCATCACTGCCGCCACACAGCCGGTGGTTAAAGAGGTCTTCAGGAAAATTAGTGAGGAGCGGGGCGCCCCATACTTTGAGGTAGGGCGTGATGTCAGGTTCCGCAGCGTTGGAAGAAAATTTAATTATTACGGGCTTAAGAGGAATATAAGGGATATCAATCTTACACTTAAAGGGCCTTTTCAGCACAGGAATGCGACCCTTTCACTTGGTATACTTGAACTGCTTGAAAAAAAGGGTGTGAGGCTGGATGAGGATACGATAAAAAAAGGTATTGAGGAGACTTCATGGCTGGGCAGGGTGCAGGCGCTCTCTGAAAGACCACTAGTGGTTGTAGACGGCGCCCATAACCCTGGCGCAGCAAAGGTGCTTGCCGAGGCCATTAAAAAGGATTTTACATTTAAAAGGCTTATCCTTGTTCTGGGTATCATGAAGGACAAGGATATTGACACCATAGTAAAGGAGATAGCGCCATTATCCGACCATATCATTTGCTCTGCCCCTGAATACTATCGTTCCGCAAAACCTGATGAATTGTACAGTGTTGTTTCTGCCTACAGCAAAAAGGTAGAAATAATAGATGGGTTACCGGTGGCTATAGCAAAGGCAAAAGGAATGGCGCACCCTGATGACATGATCCTTATAACAGGGTCACTCTTTACAGTAGGCGAGGCGCTCACAGTGATTGACCCTGTAAGATACAGACCCGACCCGGTGTAA